The nucleotide window GCCACTTCGGCCACGAGGTGACCGGCATCCGCTGGGCAGGCGACGCCTTCGAACTCACCATCGCCGGCCGGGAACCGGTGCTCGCGGACCACGTCGTGCTCGGCGTCGGCTCGGTGCCGTCGGTGCCGGCACCGCTGCGGGACCTCGTCGCCGATCCCGGCGTCCCGGCGTGGCATTCGGCCGACTACCTGACGCACCGGGAAGAACTCCTCGCCGCCGAGAGCGTCACCGTCGTCGGCTCCGGGCAGTCGGGTGCCGAAGTCGTGCTCGACCTGCTCCGCAACCGATCCACAGTGGACGGCCTGCGCTGGCTCGCCCGCACCCCCGCGTTCGCGCCGATGGAGTACTCGAAACTCGGCCTGGAACAGTTCACGCCGGACTACACCGCGTACTTCCACAGCCTGCCCGAAGCCGTCCGCGACCGGCTGCTGCCCACGCAGTGGCAGCTCTACAAGGGCATCGACACCGAAACGATCGGCGCGATCCACGACGAGCTCTACCGCCGCAGCATCACCGGCCCGCCGGGAGCGGTGCTGACCCCGGGCGTCGAGGTCGTCGGATCGTCCACAGTAGACGGACAGGTCGAACTGCGGGTCCGGCACGCGCAGCAGGGGCGCGAAGCCACCTTGCGCACCGGCGCGGTCGTCGCGGCCACCGGGTACGCGGAAGCGCCGACCGGGCCGCTGCTGGCCGGGCTCGGCGACGCCGTCCACCGCGACGCGCAGGGCAGGCTCGAAGTCGACGCCGGCTACCGCGTCGCGCTCGACGTGCCGGGCTCGCTGTTCGTGCAGAACGCCGAACGGCACACCCACGGGCCCGGCGCCCCCGACCTCGGTCTCGGCGCGTGGCGGGCGGCCGTGATCCTCAACGCCGTGTGCGGCAAGACCGTGCACGAGCTGCCCGACCGCACCGCCTTCACCACGTTCGGCCTGGAGGAGAAGTGAGCATGGACGAGGCGGCCGCCTGGCGCGCGGCCGGTGCGCTGATCACGCACAAGATGCTCGGCGAGCTGTCCTACGAGCACATGCTGGAGCCGGTCGCGGCCGACGACGGCGCCTACCGCCTGGAACTGCCGGGCGCGGTCTACACGTTCCGCGCCCGGCGGGGCGCGTTCGACGCCCTCACCGTCGAACCCGGCAGCGCGCGGCGGTCCGGGGAACCGGTGACCGACCCGCGGACCCTCGTCGTCGACGCCCGGGAGGTCCTCGGCCTGAGCGGGCTGCGGCTGGCCGACGTGCTCGCCGAACTGACCTCGACGGTCGCCAACGAGGCCGCCCGCCTGCGTCGCGCGCCGAGCGCGGCCGAGTTGTCCACTATGGACTACAACCTCGCCGACGGGCACCTCACCGGGCACCCGCGGCTCGTGCTCAACAAGGGCCGCGTGGGGTTCTCCGCGCGTGACCGGGCGCGCTACGCCCCGGAAGCGGGGGAGGACGTCCGGTTGCGCTGGTTCGCCGTGCACCCCGAACACGCCGAGTTCCGCTGCGTCGACGAGCTGAGCCGGGACGCGCTGCTGGCCGCCGAGCTGGGCGAGCTGCGCGACGAGTTCGCCGCGAAGGCGCCGGGGAACTACGTCTGGGTGCCCGTGCACCCGTGGCAGGCCGACGAAATCCTCGGCACGCTCTACGCCGCCGAGCTCGCCACCGGCGTCGTGATCGAGCTCGGGGAGAGCGCCGACGCCTATCGTCCGCACCAGACCGTCCGGACACTGGCGAACGTGAGCACGCCCGGCCGGCACGACGTCAAGACCGCCGTTTCGGTGCGGAACACGCTCGTCTACCGGGGGCTCAACTCGGCGGCCACGCTCGCCGGGCCGTCGGTGACGTCGTGGCTGCGGCAGGTCAGC belongs to Amycolatopsis tolypomycina and includes:
- a CDS encoding lysine N(6)-hydroxylase/L-ornithine N(5)-oxygenase family protein, with the protein product MRRHHLAGVGIGPFNLSLAALAAGVESLDAVFFDARPEFRWHPGLLVEGATLQVPFLADLVTLVDPTNPFSFLNYLRDRGRLLPFYFAERFHMPRVEYDDYGRWAAARLPSCHFGHEVTGIRWAGDAFELTIAGREPVLADHVVLGVGSVPSVPAPLRDLVADPGVPAWHSADYLTHREELLAAESVTVVGSGQSGAEVVLDLLRNRSTVDGLRWLARTPAFAPMEYSKLGLEQFTPDYTAYFHSLPEAVRDRLLPTQWQLYKGIDTETIGAIHDELYRRSITGPPGAVLTPGVEVVGSSTVDGQVELRVRHAQQGREATLRTGAVVAATGYAEAPTGPLLAGLGDAVHRDAQGRLEVDAGYRVALDVPGSLFVQNAERHTHGPGAPDLGLGAWRAAVILNAVCGKTVHELPDRTAFTTFGLEEK
- a CDS encoding IucA/IucC family protein → MSMDEAAAWRAAGALITHKMLGELSYEHMLEPVAADDGAYRLELPGAVYTFRARRGAFDALTVEPGSARRSGEPVTDPRTLVVDAREVLGLSGLRLADVLAELTSTVANEAARLRRAPSAAELSTMDYNLADGHLTGHPRLVLNKGRVGFSARDRARYAPEAGEDVRLRWFAVHPEHAEFRCVDELSRDALLAAELGELRDEFAAKAPGNYVWVPVHPWQADEILGTLYAAELATGVVIELGESADAYRPHQTVRTLANVSTPGRHDVKTAVSVRNTLVYRGLNSAATLAGPSVTSWLRQVSAGDPLLSDEYRFGLLGEVASVSVQHPLFGHLEELPYRFHETLGALWREPIRLAEGERAISFAALPYRGPNGGSVLAHLIGGGDAEAWLTRLFDLTLTPLLQWLLRHGVGFCPHGQNLILVVDAAGLPQRVLIKDFAQGVDLLDEQLPSYASLPPEAAADMLRWPAHLLAQSLFSSVFSGQFRFWAELLLDEAGLPRAAFWALVREIVGRYRDRNPDLAVRFDACRLFAPDVERVTLNREHFAGQGFDKVERDDEFDVRWGRVPNPLRAPDPGGAW